A portion of the Nitrospirota bacterium genome contains these proteins:
- a CDS encoding helix-turn-helix domain-containing protein has translation MGRAYIREGYTLGEIAASLGVHYSTVSRRLREFEKTK, from the coding sequence GTGGGCCGTGCCTATATTCGAGAGGGGTACACGTTGGGCGAGATCGCGGCGTCATTGGGCGTTCATTACTCGACCGTGAGCAGACGATTGCGGGAGTTCGAGAAGACGAAATGA